From Bacteroidales bacterium, one genomic window encodes:
- a CDS encoding DUF4876 domain-containing protein: protein MKKILFLISIGLMIFCSCSKQLDKMDDSPYVSGTKKLNIQLVYPDKYTSLTRAGVIVKVINPSNGVEYDLTTDAKGTCSADLQYGFYRVSVSDKGVSESGTIPLFNKSIDAVKLKDTTASSINLNVDLVLSYSSQLVIKELYFSGCFNPATKKTYFSDAYMTIYNNSDQVAYLDSLCFGCAEAYNSLSSPSVWSYKDANGQKVIRDTIPITEAVWQWPGTGTTFPVQPGKYAVLVIRGAINHTLVNSNSVDLSKSDYFVCYNSRYTNKTFNPTPSSNLDGHWLDLLWKQGTSTAYAFSINSPTALIFKIQGNTAQGFINDPNNRSRKPGTSSAMEYIMVPSSFVLDAVEVMRSTTEYKRLPASVDASYVLFPPAANSYKGHTVYRIVDEAATAKAGRTILQDTNNSLADFAISDHQLLKDE from the coding sequence ATGAAAAAGATATTATTTTTAATCTCGATAGGCTTAATGATATTTTGTTCCTGCTCAAAGCAGCTGGACAAGATGGATGACAGCCCTTATGTCAGCGGAACAAAGAAGCTGAATATTCAGCTTGTTTATCCCGATAAATATACCTCTCTCACAAGAGCCGGTGTAATTGTTAAGGTTATAAACCCTTCTAACGGAGTTGAGTATGACCTTACAACAGATGCAAAGGGAACTTGCTCTGCGGATTTGCAATATGGTTTCTATAGAGTATCTGTTTCAGATAAAGGTGTTTCTGAATCAGGGACAATACCTTTGTTTAATAAGAGTATAGATGCAGTTAAGCTTAAAGATACTACGGCAAGCTCCATAAATCTTAATGTAGATTTAGTATTGTCATATTCCAGCCAGCTAGTAATAAAGGAGCTTTACTTTTCTGGTTGCTTTAATCCTGCTACAAAAAAGACATATTTTTCTGATGCCTACATGACCATTTATAATAATAGTGATCAGGTAGCTTATTTGGACAGTCTGTGTTTTGGTTGTGCCGAGGCGTACAACTCACTCTCTTCTCCAAGCGTATGGTCTTATAAAGATGCTAATGGTCAGAAGGTTATAAGGGATACTATCCCAATTACAGAGGCTGTTTGGCAATGGCCGGGAACTGGTACAACTTTCCCTGTTCAGCCGGGCAAGTACGCAGTGCTTGTAATCAGGGGCGCTATCAACCACACTTTGGTTAACTCTAATTCTGTGGATTTGAGCAAGTCTGATTACTTTGTATGCTACAATTCCCGCTATACAAACAAGACCTTCAATCCAACTCCATCATCAAATCTTGACGGACATTGGCTGGATTTGCTTTGGAAACAGGGAACTTCCACGGCGTATGCGTTCTCTATTAATTCGCCTACGGCCCTGATATTCAAAATTCAAGGAAATACTGCGCAAGGATTTATTAACGATCCAAACAATAGAAGCCGCAAACCTGGTACTTCTTCAGCAATGGAATATATAATGGTGCCTTCTTCATTTGTACTTGATGCGGTGGAAGTTATGAGATCAACTACAGAATATAAGAGATTACCGGCATCTGTAGATGCTTCTTATGTTTTGTTCCCTCCTGCGGCTAATTCATATAAGGGACATACTGTTTATAGAATTGTAGATGAGGCTGCTACGGCAAAAGCCGGCAGAACCATTTTGCAAGATACTAATAACTCGCTTGCAGATTTTGCTATCAGCGATCACCAATTATTAAAAGATGAATAG
- a CDS encoding S46 family peptidase, with translation MRKTLIIVTLCVLGFCTAARADGGMWLVNDINPQLYGLMRKAGIKITPAQIYSDAKYQQPGIYKRGTSLKDAVVALNGGECSGSIISPDGLMITNHHCAYSDIHALSTPEHNYLENGYWALKRSDEMPIKGKTITFLCTVLDVTDECRAIVDSMDCHGGRGFRYLMKVQRRLLSKLGKDEEAKKYDFDLQSEWAGQKYYLYISQTYGDVRFVGAPPVTVAAFGNDADNWGWPQHKCDFAMYRIYTAPDGSPAEYSPNNVPMKTSAYLKVSAAGVKEGDYTMVMGYPGSTSRYVSSPELEYHYAVENPITYVIRRTKLDVIKKFMDKDPLLRLKYSNEYFEISNYCDYAKWQNICIGKQGTIDTIKVREAKLKQWIDADPQRVKAYGDVLEGLQKTYSSVKDVSKNRQMLMEALVRGCAAVTYSTRLGSIVRTMEKKKLTTVDTSDKDVRGILYMTLKQERETDPAVEQEITYTMLKYIDEHVDRQYMSNELRKFLDDNRDNLENKVKEMYANSIFSDSTKTIKFFASGITAEKVKAEPFAVFGDFVNSIELGQKVNKILAAEKLNPTTLNRAYIGATYLMLKDRGVAQAPDANSTMRITYGNVKSIAPADGVYYSWQSTAAGIEQKRDTTNYDFNMYPAVYTLIKNKNFGRWTSTMSGNTIPVDFISTCDITGGNSGSPVMNANGELVGLAFDGNRDGIADEFFFNNKYCRCVNLDIRYVLWFLDKYAHADTLLKEMTITENSAKPVAKLSGKKKK, from the coding sequence ATGCGTAAAACTTTAATTATTGTAACACTTTGCGTGTTAGGCTTTTGCACCGCAGCTCGTGCTGACGGCGGAATGTGGCTGGTGAATGATATTAATCCCCAGCTTTATGGATTGATGAGAAAAGCGGGTATTAAGATTACTCCTGCTCAAATATATTCAGATGCAAAATATCAGCAGCCAGGTATTTACAAACGCGGCACATCTTTAAAAGATGCAGTTGTTGCTCTTAATGGAGGTGAGTGCAGCGGCAGTATTATTTCTCCCGATGGTTTAATGATTACCAACCATCACTGTGCATACTCTGATATTCACGCGCTTTCAACTCCGGAACATAATTACCTGGAGAACGGTTATTGGGCTTTGAAGCGTTCAGATGAGATGCCAATCAAGGGAAAGACAATAACATTCCTTTGCACCGTTCTGGATGTAACAGATGAGTGCAGGGCAATAGTTGACAGCATGGATTGTCACGGCGGCAGAGGATTCCGCTATTTGATGAAAGTTCAGCGCAGACTTCTTTCCAAGCTTGGCAAAGATGAAGAGGCTAAAAAATATGATTTTGATTTGCAGTCAGAGTGGGCCGGTCAGAAATACTATCTATATATCAGTCAGACTTATGGAGATGTAAGATTTGTTGGCGCGCCTCCCGTTACAGTTGCCGCATTTGGAAATGATGCCGACAATTGGGGCTGGCCTCAGCACAAATGTGACTTTGCAATGTATAGAATTTATACAGCTCCCGACGGTTCGCCGGCAGAGTACAGTCCAAACAATGTGCCGATGAAAACCTCTGCATATCTGAAAGTTTCAGCGGCAGGAGTTAAAGAGGGAGACTACACAATGGTCATGGGTTACCCGGGCAGCACAAGCAGATATGTCTCTTCTCCTGAATTGGAATATCACTATGCAGTTGAAAATCCTATCACATACGTAATTAGAAGGACCAAGCTAGATGTCATTAAGAAATTCATGGACAAGGATCCGCTGCTAAGATTAAAATATTCAAATGAATACTTTGAAATCAGCAATTATTGCGACTATGCAAAATGGCAGAACATCTGTATTGGAAAGCAGGGGACGATTGATACAATCAAGGTCAGAGAGGCAAAGCTTAAACAGTGGATAGATGCAGATCCTCAAAGAGTTAAGGCTTATGGCGATGTTCTTGAAGGATTGCAAAAAACTTACTCTTCTGTCAAGGATGTAAGCAAGAACAGGCAAATGTTAATGGAAGCGCTTGTAAGAGGTTGCGCAGCCGTTACTTACTCTACAAGATTAGGATCGATTGTTAGGACAATGGAGAAGAAAAAACTTACAACCGTGGATACTTCAGATAAAGATGTACGTGGAATTTTATATATGACTCTAAAACAAGAGCGGGAGACAGACCCGGCTGTAGAGCAGGAGATTACATATACAATGCTAAAATATATTGATGAGCATGTGGACCGCCAATATATGAGTAATGAGCTGAGGAAATTCTTGGATGACAACAGAGACAATCTGGAGAACAAAGTCAAGGAGATGTACGCCAATAGTATTTTCAGCGACAGCACTAAAACAATCAAATTTTTTGCAAGCGGCATTACTGCGGAAAAAGTTAAAGCTGAACCATTTGCAGTATTTGGAGATTTTGTGAACTCAATTGAGCTTGGGCAGAAGGTTAACAAAATTTTGGCTGCTGAAAAGCTTAATCCGACAACGCTTAACAGAGCGTACATTGGTGCAACTTATTTGATGCTCAAAGATAGAGGGGTTGCTCAGGCTCCGGATGCAAACTCTACAATGAGAATTACTTATGGCAATGTAAAATCTATTGCTCCTGCAGATGGAGTATATTATTCATGGCAATCAACTGCGGCCGGAATTGAACAGAAGAGAGATACAACAAATTATGATTTTAATATGTATCCGGCTGTGTACACCTTAATCAAAAATAAGAATTTTGGGAGGTGGACCAGTACAATGAGCGGCAATACAATCCCTGTTGATTTCATTTCAACATGCGATATAACAGGCGGAAATTCAGGCAGTCCCGTAATGAATGCTAATGGGGAGCTGGTAGGTCTTGCATTTGACGGAAACAGAGACGGCATTGCAGATGAGTTCTTTTTTAACAACAAATATTGCCGTTGCGTAAATTTGGATATCAGATATGTTTTGTGGTTTTTGGATAAGTATGCTCACGCCGATACTTTGCTAAAAGAGATGACCATAACGGAAAATTCTGCAAAACCTGTAGCAAAGCTGTCGGGAAAAAAGAAGAAATAA
- a CDS encoding putative transporter produces MILGWFGQLFMNQGVAHAVIILSIVITLGVLLGKVKVGGISLGVTWVLFIGIIVSHFGMRIEPVTLGFVKDFGLILFVYSVGLSVGPNFVSSFKKGGLALNGWATLIVLLGCVCAYAIHRITGTSLITMTGVLYGAVTNTPGLGAAQQTVADATGAADPSLAIGYAMAYPLGVLGIIFSMLILKSIFKVKIEKETEKLDSGSSVKDSAPRIITVEISDSAVNGNIVNGKTVAQLHAVNKKHFVITRLCRPNGTVVLAAPSTVLNAGDRMLIVAADSEIDEIATSMGKIVNMDIKEWESLDKTLISKRILITKASINGKTISQLDLRTAYGVNVIRILRSGVDIVATSNIALQVGDTLVAVGSESGIKQMGELMGNSIKRLWQPNVAAIFLGIALGVLLGSLPFKFPGMPQPVKLGLAGGPLIIAILIGHFSNRIHFPTYTTESANLMLREIGICLFLAAVGLGAGEKFIDTLVNHQGYMLIGYGVIITLVPLLLVGILARLVTKTNYLTLIGMIAGSTTDPPALAFSGEIAGNSYPAVGYATVYPLTMFLRVLTAQILIFIAL; encoded by the coding sequence ATGATATTAGGATGGTTTGGACAGTTATTTATGAATCAGGGAGTTGCACATGCCGTGATAATTCTCTCTATTGTAATAACTCTTGGCGTTTTACTTGGAAAAGTTAAAGTTGGGGGAATTTCCCTTGGAGTAACATGGGTGCTTTTCATTGGAATTATTGTCTCCCATTTTGGGATGAGAATAGAGCCCGTTACCTTGGGATTTGTTAAAGATTTTGGACTGATACTTTTTGTCTATTCCGTAGGTCTTTCCGTAGGGCCCAACTTTGTATCATCATTTAAAAAAGGAGGTCTTGCTCTTAACGGGTGGGCAACTCTAATTGTATTGCTGGGTTGTGTCTGTGCTTATGCAATTCACAGAATAACAGGCACTTCTCTTATTACAATGACCGGCGTTCTTTATGGTGCGGTTACAAATACCCCCGGACTTGGTGCGGCTCAGCAAACAGTTGCTGATGCGACGGGAGCCGCTGACCCTTCTCTTGCAATAGGATATGCAATGGCTTATCCTCTTGGAGTGCTTGGAATTATATTTTCCATGCTGATACTTAAGTCTATTTTCAAAGTAAAAATTGAGAAAGAAACGGAAAAACTTGATTCCGGCTCTTCCGTAAAAGATTCCGCTCCGCGCATTATAACTGTTGAGATATCAGACAGTGCCGTAAATGGAAACATTGTTAACGGGAAAACAGTAGCGCAATTACATGCCGTTAATAAAAAGCATTTTGTTATCACAAGATTATGCAGACCAAATGGTACTGTTGTCCTGGCAGCTCCTTCTACCGTACTTAATGCCGGAGACAGGATGCTGATAGTTGCTGCAGATTCTGAAATTGATGAGATTGCAACCTCTATGGGCAAAATTGTGAACATGGATATCAAAGAGTGGGAAAGTTTAGATAAAACTCTAATATCCAAGAGAATATTAATCACAAAAGCTTCCATTAACGGCAAGACTATTAGCCAATTAGATTTGAGGACAGCTTATGGCGTTAATGTCATAAGAATTCTCCGTTCAGGCGTTGATATTGTTGCAACCTCCAACATTGCGCTCCAAGTTGGTGACACATTAGTAGCTGTCGGGAGCGAGAGCGGAATTAAGCAGATGGGCGAACTGATGGGCAACTCAATAAAGAGACTTTGGCAGCCAAATGTTGCAGCTATCTTTTTGGGAATTGCGCTTGGAGTTTTGCTTGGAAGTCTTCCATTTAAATTCCCGGGAATGCCTCAGCCTGTGAAACTTGGACTTGCCGGCGGTCCGCTTATTATTGCAATTTTAATAGGTCATTTTAGCAATAGAATTCATTTTCCTACTTACACAACTGAGAGTGCAAACTTGATGTTAAGAGAGATTGGCATTTGTCTTTTCCTTGCAGCCGTTGGACTTGGTGCTGGAGAGAAATTTATAGATACGCTAGTAAATCATCAGGGGTATATGCTTATAGGCTACGGAGTTATAATAACTTTAGTTCCGCTGTTGCTTGTAGGAATTCTTGCCCGGCTTGTTACAAAGACAAATTACCTGACTCTAATTGGTATGATTGCCGGAAGTACCACGGACCCTCCTGCGCTTGCATTCTCCGGTGAGATTGCCGGAAATAGTTATCCTGCAGTAGGTTATGCAACCGTATATCCGCTGACAATGTTCTTGCGGGTTCTCACCGCACAGATTTTGATATTCATTGCCTTATAG
- the rocD gene encoding ornithine--oxo-acid transaminase, translating into MKFTAKEKHYMDMESKYGAKNYHPLPVVLERGKGPFVWDVNGKKYFDFLSSYSAINQGHCNPKIVKALCDQAHKLCLTSRAFYNTSLCEYEKYIHEFFGYDRMLPMNSGAEGVETALKLARRWGNVKKGIPNNKIKIICCEGNFHGRTITVITMSNDPSSFANYGPLTPGFVQIPYNDTKALEKALDKYGKETCAFIVEPIQGEAGIMVPDDGYLKKCYDLCHKHNVLLIADEVQTGIARTGRMLCSQWDKIRPDIVILGKALGGGVLPVSACLADDDIMLNIAPGEHGSTFGGFTLAARVAVEALKFVKDEHLTEKAEKLGKVFRAEITKIHSPYIAEVRGRGLLNAVVIKPHNGKEAWDVCLEMMKNGLLAKPTHRHIIRFAPPLVITEAQIKQAVKIIAKSIKSLE; encoded by the coding sequence ATGAAATTCACAGCAAAAGAAAAACACTATATGGACATGGAGTCCAAATACGGTGCTAAAAATTATCATCCGCTTCCCGTTGTTCTAGAAAGAGGCAAAGGGCCATTCGTATGGGATGTCAACGGAAAAAAATATTTTGATTTTCTTTCTTCTTATTCTGCTATTAACCAGGGACATTGCAATCCTAAAATTGTAAAGGCTTTGTGCGACCAGGCTCACAAATTGTGCTTGACTTCCAGAGCATTCTACAATACATCTCTTTGCGAGTATGAGAAATACATACATGAATTCTTTGGATATGACAGGATGCTTCCTATGAACTCCGGTGCAGAGGGAGTTGAAACCGCTCTTAAGCTTGCAAGAAGATGGGGCAACGTAAAGAAGGGTATTCCAAATAATAAAATCAAAATCATTTGCTGCGAAGGCAACTTCCACGGACGTACAATTACCGTGATAACCATGAGCAATGATCCATCATCATTTGCAAATTATGGTCCTCTTACCCCAGGATTTGTACAGATACCTTACAATGATACAAAGGCTTTGGAGAAGGCTCTTGATAAATATGGAAAAGAGACTTGCGCATTCATAGTAGAACCCATTCAGGGAGAGGCGGGCATAATGGTTCCGGATGACGGATATCTAAAGAAATGCTATGACCTTTGCCATAAACATAATGTTCTTTTGATTGCAGATGAGGTTCAGACCGGTATCGCAAGAACAGGCAGAATGCTTTGCAGCCAGTGGGATAAGATTCGTCCGGATATTGTTATTCTTGGCAAAGCTCTTGGCGGCGGCGTACTTCCTGTATCTGCTTGCCTTGCAGATGATGATATCATGTTGAACATTGCTCCCGGCGAGCACGGCTCAACGTTTGGAGGCTTCACTCTTGCAGCCCGCGTTGCTGTTGAAGCTTTGAAATTTGTTAAAGATGAACATCTGACAGAGAAAGCTGAAAAGCTTGGAAAGGTTTTCCGCGCAGAAATTACCAAGATTCATTCCCCTTACATTGCAGAGGTCAGAGGCCGCGGTCTTTTGAATGCCGTAGTTATAAAACCTCACAACGGTAAAGAGGCATGGGATGTTTGCCTGGAGATGATGAAGAATGGTCTTCTTGCAAAACCTACTCACAGACACATTATTAGATTTGCACCTCCGTTGGTAATAACTGAGGCTCAGATTAAACAAGCTGTAAAGATTATTGCAAAATCTATAAAGTCTTTGGAATAA
- a CDS encoding arginine deiminase-related protein: protein MQTTNKVLMVRPVRFAFNEQTAANNAFQQNTTADEEAAQKVQRQALKEFDAYVKLLQDSGVEVMVAEDTPQPFTPDSIFPNNCFSVHCCDGSVNACCDGKNPSGACCASTSAESTLVLYPMFAPNRREERKKLMDKLSGLKCDKVVDLTGFEKQNKFLEGTGSMVLDREHKLAFCCKSPRTNEDVLEKFAEKLDYDYFLFDAADENGTPIYHTNVMMSIGSRFAIVCLDSITDLSERERLIELLEENGKEIVEISFEQMGQFAGNMLELHSGKAADKAHDSSCKKLLVMSATAKGSLTPEQIKKLEEDVTIVAPDINTIETAGGGSARCMLAENFA, encoded by the coding sequence ATGCAGACAACAAATAAAGTATTGATGGTAAGGCCGGTACGTTTTGCCTTTAATGAGCAGACAGCGGCAAACAATGCGTTTCAGCAAAACACAACCGCAGATGAAGAGGCTGCTCAAAAAGTTCAGCGACAGGCTCTTAAAGAGTTTGACGCGTATGTCAAGCTGCTGCAGGATTCAGGCGTTGAAGTGATGGTAGCAGAGGATACCCCTCAGCCGTTTACTCCAGATTCCATCTTCCCAAACAATTGTTTTTCCGTGCATTGCTGTGACGGGTCTGTTAATGCATGCTGTGACGGAAAAAATCCTTCCGGAGCTTGCTGTGCAAGCACATCGGCGGAAAGTACGCTTGTACTTTATCCTATGTTTGCCCCCAACCGCAGAGAAGAGAGAAAAAAATTAATGGATAAGCTGTCGGGACTAAAATGTGACAAAGTTGTGGACCTTACGGGATTTGAGAAGCAGAATAAATTTTTGGAGGGGACCGGTTCTATGGTTCTTGATAGAGAGCATAAGCTGGCGTTTTGCTGCAAGTCCCCGCGTACCAATGAAGATGTTTTGGAGAAATTTGCGGAGAAGCTGGACTATGATTATTTCTTGTTTGATGCTGCAGATGAGAACGGTACGCCAATATATCATACTAATGTAATGATGAGCATTGGTTCCCGCTTTGCAATTGTTTGTCTAGATTCAATCACGGATTTATCTGAACGTGAAAGACTTATAGAACTGCTGGAGGAGAACGGCAAAGAGATTGTGGAAATATCCTTTGAGCAGATGGGGCAGTTTGCCGGCAATATGCTGGAGCTGCATTCAGGCAAGGCAGCTGATAAGGCTCACGACAGTTCTTGCAAAAAACTTCTTGTAATGTCCGCAACCGCAAAAGGGTCGCTGACTCCCGAACAGATTAAAAAGCTGGAGGAAGATGTCACAATTGTGGCACCTGACATTAATACCATCGAGACGGCCGGCGGCGGCAGCGCCCGCTGCATGCTTGCGGAAAATTTTGCATAA
- the rpsL gene encoding 30S ribosomal protein S12 yields the protein MPTIQQLVRNGRKRIVTKSKSRALDSSPQKRGVCVRVYTTTPKKPNSAMRKVARVRLTNQKEVNAYIPGEGHNLQEHSIVLVRGGRVKDLPGVRYHILRGALDTAGVDGRKQGRSLYGAKRPKAAKAKK from the coding sequence ATGCCAACAATTCAACAGTTAGTAAGGAATGGGCGCAAGAGAATCGTAACCAAATCTAAATCTCGCGCGCTTGATTCTAGTCCTCAAAAACGTGGAGTTTGCGTGCGTGTTTACACCACAACTCCTAAGAAGCCCAACTCTGCAATGAGAAAAGTTGCACGTGTAAGGCTGACAAATCAAAAAGAGGTGAATGCTTACATCCCGGGAGAGGGTCACAACTTGCAGGAACACAGTATTGTTCTTGTTAGAGGAGGCCGTGTAAAGGATCTTCCCGGAGTACGTTATCACATTCTTAGAGGGGCATTGGACACTGCAGGCGTAGATGGACGTAAACAAGGACGTTCACTGTACGGAGCAAAGAGACCAAAGGCCGCTAAAGCTAAGAAGTAA
- the rpsG gene encoding 30S ribosomal protein S7: MRKTKPKKRILLPDPKFHDALVTRFVNNLMLQGKKSIAYAIFYDSMDMIGEKMKDSGKAPVEIWKKALENVTPQIEVKSRRVGGANFQVPTEVRPERKISISMKNLILFARKRPGHSMAEKLAAEIMAAYNNEGGAFKKKEDMHKMAEANKAFAHFRF; encoded by the coding sequence ATGAGAAAAACAAAGCCTAAAAAGAGGATTCTACTTCCTGATCCAAAATTTCACGACGCCCTGGTAACCAGGTTCGTGAACAATCTTATGTTGCAGGGGAAGAAGAGTATCGCTTACGCTATTTTTTACGATTCAATGGACATGATCGGCGAGAAGATGAAAGATTCTGGCAAGGCTCCAGTAGAGATTTGGAAGAAAGCATTGGAAAATGTAACTCCCCAAATTGAGGTTAAAAGCCGCAGAGTTGGAGGAGCTAACTTTCAAGTACCTACCGAGGTGCGTCCGGAGAGAAAGATTTCTATCAGTATGAAGAACTTGATTCTTTTTGCTAGAAAGAGACCGGGCCACTCAATGGCTGAAAAATTAGCGGCGGAGATAATGGCAGCATATAACAATGAAGGCGGTGCCTTCAAGAAGAAAGAGGACATGCACAAGATGGCAGAGGCCAACAAGGCATTCGCTCACTTCCGTTTTTAG
- the fusA gene encoding elongation factor G has protein sequence MARDLKYTRNIGIMAHIDAGKTTTSERILYYTGKTHKIGEVHDGAATMDWMVEEQERGITITSAATTAFWHYNGEHFQINLIDTPGHVDFTAEVERSLRVLDGTVATFCAVGRVQPQSETVWRQADKYGVPKIAYVNKMDRVGADFFAVVEDIKKKLGAKPVPICIPIGAEDKFEGIVDILKMKAIYYDSEGKELVNYEEKDIPANLVEEAKKWRAAMIESAAEFDDALMQKYFDNPETITDEEVIAAIRKGTISMDIVPMCCGSSFKNKGVQFLLDAVVRYLPSPLDRGNVTGTNPKTEEEVERKPSASEPFCALVFKIATDPFVGRLAYLRAYSGKLDSGSYVLNTRSDKKERVARLYQMHSNKQNPIDFVEAGDICAAVGFKDLRTGDTICDENHPIVLESMKFPTPVIGLAVEPKTQADLDKLGIALGKLAEEDPTFTVKSDTDTGQTIISGMGELHLEILIDRLKREFGVEINQGAPQVNYKEALRQTVQHRELFKKQTGGRGKFADIIFEMGPADEGVTGLQFVDEVKGGNIPREYIPAVEKGFKAAMQNGVLAGYEVTSMKVVLKDGSFHPVDSDQLSFEICARQAFRKAAAKAAPVIMEPVMALEVVTPEEYMGDVIGDLNKRRGQITNMDSRGGARIIKAMVPLSEQFGYVTVLRTLSSGRATSTMEFSHYAELPANLAKEIIEKSGNKPIAEEE, from the coding sequence ATGGCAAGAGATTTAAAATACACCAGAAACATCGGCATCATGGCGCACATAGATGCCGGAAAAACAACTACTTCTGAGAGAATACTGTATTATACGGGCAAGACTCACAAGATCGGTGAGGTTCATGATGGAGCAGCCACAATGGACTGGATGGTAGAGGAGCAGGAGCGCGGTATTACTATCACTTCTGCAGCTACTACGGCATTCTGGCACTACAACGGAGAACATTTTCAGATTAACTTGATTGATACCCCGGGGCACGTAGATTTTACCGCAGAGGTAGAGCGTTCTTTGCGTGTTCTAGACGGGACGGTTGCAACTTTCTGCGCAGTTGGAAGAGTTCAGCCTCAGTCAGAAACAGTTTGGAGACAAGCAGATAAGTATGGTGTTCCAAAGATTGCTTATGTAAATAAGATGGACCGTGTTGGTGCAGACTTTTTTGCAGTAGTAGAGGACATCAAGAAGAAGCTTGGAGCTAAGCCGGTTCCTATTTGCATCCCGATAGGTGCAGAGGATAAATTTGAAGGTATAGTAGATATCCTTAAGATGAAGGCAATTTACTATGATTCAGAGGGTAAGGAACTTGTTAATTATGAAGAGAAAGATATTCCTGCAAACTTGGTAGAAGAGGCAAAGAAGTGGAGGGCCGCTATGATTGAGTCCGCCGCTGAATTTGACGACGCCTTAATGCAGAAGTATTTTGACAATCCGGAAACTATTACAGATGAAGAAGTTATAGCAGCAATAAGAAAAGGTACCATTAGCATGGACATTGTTCCAATGTGCTGCGGTTCTTCATTTAAAAATAAGGGCGTGCAGTTCTTGCTGGACGCTGTCGTGAGATATCTGCCAAGTCCTTTGGATAGAGGCAATGTCACCGGAACAAATCCAAAGACAGAGGAAGAAGTTGAGAGAAAACCTTCAGCTTCAGAGCCTTTCTGCGCACTTGTTTTCAAAATCGCGACAGATCCTTTTGTAGGAAGATTAGCATATTTGAGAGCTTATTCAGGCAAACTGGATTCAGGCTCTTACGTTCTTAATACCAGAAGCGATAAGAAAGAGAGAGTTGCAAGATTGTACCAGATGCACTCCAACAAACAGAATCCTATAGATTTTGTTGAGGCCGGAGATATCTGTGCTGCAGTCGGTTTCAAAGATTTGAGAACAGGAGATACCATCTGTGATGAGAATCATCCTATAGTTCTTGAGTCTATGAAGTTCCCGACTCCTGTTATCGGACTTGCCGTAGAGCCTAAGACTCAGGCAGATTTGGACAAACTTGGAATCGCTCTTGGCAAGCTTGCAGAGGAAGACCCTACATTTACCGTTAAGTCTGATACAGATACAGGTCAGACTATTATCAGCGGAATGGGAGAGCTTCATCTGGAGATTTTGATTGACAGATTAAAGAGAGAGTTTGGCGTAGAAATTAACCAGGGCGCTCCTCAAGTTAACTACAAAGAGGCATTGCGTCAGACCGTTCAGCACAGAGAGCTGTTTAAGAAACAGACTGGCGGCCGTGGTAAATTTGCGGATATCATCTTTGAAATGGGACCTGCGGACGAGGGAGTTACAGGACTACAATTTGTAGATGAGGTTAAAGGAGGAAACATTCCAAGAGAATATATTCCTGCAGTAGAAAAGGGCTTCAAGGCGGCAATGCAAAATGGTGTTCTTGCCGGCTATGAAGTTACATCTATGAAGGTTGTTCTTAAAGATGGTTCATTCCACCCCGTAGATTCCGATCAGCTTTCATTTGAAATCTGCGCAAGACAAGCATTCCGCAAGGCAGCAGCTAAGGCAGCTCCTGTAATTATGGAACCCGTTATGGCTCTGGAGGTTGTAACACCTGAGGAGTATATGGGAGATGTAATCGGAGACCTTAACAAACGTCGCGGACAGATTACTAACATGGACTCCAGGGGAGGAGCAAGAATCATCAAGGCGATGGTTCCGCTTTCCGAGCAGTTTGGTTATGTAACTGTCTTAAGAACATTGTCTTCCGGACGTGCAACTAGTACGATGGAATTTTCACATTATGCGGAACTTCCTGCTAATCTTGCAAAAGAGATTATTGAGAAGTCTGGCAATAAGCCAATTGCAGAAGAGGAATAA
- the rpsJ gene encoding 30S ribosomal protein S10, whose amino-acid sequence MSQKIRIKLKSFDHALVDKSAAKIVETVKATGAIVSGPIPMPVDKKIFTVNRSTFVNKKAREQFELNSFCRLLDIYSSSSKTVDALMKLELPSGVEVEIKV is encoded by the coding sequence ATGAGCCAAAAAATAAGAATTAAGCTTAAGTCTTTTGATCATGCGCTGGTAGATAAATCTGCCGCCAAGATTGTAGAGACAGTAAAGGCTACAGGCGCAATCGTCAGCGGTCCAATCCCGATGCCGGTTGACAAGAAGATTTTTACCGTAAACCGCTCAACCTTTGTTAACAAAAAGGCACGTGAGCAGTTTGAGCTAAACTCTTTCTGCCGTCTGCTGGATATTTACAGCTCTTCATCCAAGACAGTTGATGCTCTTATGAAGCTGGAACTTCCAAGCGGCGTAGAAGTTGAGATAAAAGTCTGA